In bacterium, a genomic segment contains:
- a CDS encoding sodium:solute symporter family protein, with the protein MSIELNGIDYGIISLYFLVLVGVGFFAQAKHDSSESFLLGGRKLTLPLFVMTLTSSWYGGILGVGEFTYLYGFSNWVIQGLPYYIFAIVFAFLLARKIRGNQHISLPDQVEAVYGKKAAMLASAWVFFLSSPAPYVLMFSVLLQTLSGWSPWFCMLIGLIFSTVYLFKGGFLSDLYTDIFEFVLMYLGFAVLFFFSIKSFGGLDFLKSNLPDVHQTWHGGNSMQFIMVWFFIALWTLVEPSFYQRCAAAKNTSTAFKGILSSIVFWFIFDCMSISTALYAKAAYPDLENALWTYPILAKNILPAGLLGIFWVAMFAVVMSTLNTTGFISGMSLGKDILGRLTYFKRYSETQLTKLGLIVSLLFAASLALYVPSVIQLWYSIASVMVPGLLIPVIGCYYPKLRYPQHSAAYIMLAAPMVSFVCLSIGWWHEFGSYDHYPFGLEPMYPGLILSLGSLLVLRLCGMKKTN; encoded by the coding sequence ATGAGTATTGAGTTAAACGGTATTGATTACGGCATTATAAGCCTTTATTTTTTAGTACTCGTGGGCGTAGGGTTTTTTGCCCAAGCAAAGCACGATTCTAGTGAAAGCTTTTTATTGGGGGGACGCAAATTAACGCTTCCCTTGTTTGTAATGACCTTAACCTCATCTTGGTATGGGGGTATATTGGGTGTAGGTGAGTTTACTTATCTTTATGGCTTTTCCAACTGGGTGATTCAAGGATTACCGTATTATATATTTGCTATTGTCTTTGCTTTTTTACTGGCTAGAAAAATAAGAGGCAATCAACATATTAGTTTGCCGGATCAAGTAGAAGCCGTTTACGGAAAAAAAGCGGCTATGCTTGCCAGTGCCTGGGTCTTTTTTCTAAGTAGCCCTGCCCCTTATGTTTTAATGTTTTCAGTTTTATTGCAAACTTTAAGTGGCTGGTCGCCATGGTTTTGTATGCTGATTGGCCTAATTTTCTCAACGGTATACCTATTTAAAGGTGGGTTTTTGTCAGACTTGTACACAGATATCTTTGAGTTTGTTTTGATGTACTTAGGTTTTGCGGTCTTATTTTTTTTCAGTATCAAAAGTTTTGGAGGGTTAGATTTTTTAAAAAGCAACTTGCCGGATGTGCATCAAACATGGCACGGCGGTAATTCTATGCAATTTATCATGGTCTGGTTTTTTATTGCCTTATGGACCTTGGTAGAGCCCTCGTTTTATCAACGTTGCGCGGCAGCCAAAAATACCAGTACCGCCTTTAAAGGTATTTTAAGCTCTATTGTGTTTTGGTTTATCTTTGACTGCATGAGTATTTCTACGGCACTGTATGCCAAAGCGGCTTACCCTGATTTAGAGAATGCCTTATGGACCTATCCAATTTTAGCAAAAAATATTTTACCTGCGGGTTTACTAGGCATTTTTTGGGTGGCGATGTTTGCGGTGGTGATGTCTACTTTAAATACCACGGGCTTTATTTCTGGCATGTCACTGGGTAAAGATATTTTGGGGAGATTAACATACTTTAAAAGGTATTCAGAAACGCAATTGACCAAACTCGGACTCATTGTTTCTTTACTTTTTGCAGCGAGCTTAGCACTCTACGTTCCTTCTGTGATTCAGCTTTGGTACAGCATTGCCAGTGTGATGGTTCCAGGCTTACTGATTCCTGTTATAGGCTGTTACTATCCTAAACTGCGTTACCCGCAACATAGTGCAGCTTACATTATGTTGGCAGCACCCATGGTCTCTTTTGTTTGTTTAAGTATTGGCTGGTGGCATGAGTTTGGATCGTATGATCACTATCCATTTGGTTTAGAACCCATGTATCCAGGTTTAATTCTCAGCTTAGGCTCTTTGTTGGTTCTTCGTTTATGCGGGATGAAAAAAACAAATTAA
- a CDS encoding formate--tetrahydrofolate ligase codes for MKQTKPLSDLHIAQACQMQPINTIAAKLNIAPDHLQHYGKYKAKLPLDLIDEEKIKHSNLILVTAITPTPAGEGKTTVSIGLNEGLNKIGCSSTVVLREPSLGPVFGIKGGAAGGGYSQVVPMEDINLHFTGDFAAIEKANNLLSALIDNNLQSKKRSLNLDPRQIYWKRVMDMNDRALREITIGLGGSSNGMPRQEGFNITPASEIMAILCLAKNRSDLKEKLGNIFVGFTMNGKPVFAKDLNAHGAMALLLKDAILPNLVQSLEGNPAILHGGPFANIAQGTNSILATKMGMSLSDYVVTEAGFGADLGAEKFLNIKCPYAGIAPKGVVIVATIRALRHHGGAKKEKLNSPNVSLVQKGFCNLKKHIENIQQFGLQPVVALNHFVSDSPEEIQYVIEQCERLNIKAVLSKGWEHGGEGTKALAQAVVDMCQSNNNFKPLYNWQLPIEEKIQIIAQKIYGASTVYYEKQAQLDLKKIQKLGLNALPVCMAKTQKSLSDDERLIGLPKDFSITVREFEFAAGAGFIIPILGKMMRMPGLPDTPAAEHMDIDADGQIFGLS; via the coding sequence ATGAAACAAACCAAGCCTCTTTCTGACTTACATATTGCTCAAGCCTGCCAGATGCAGCCTATCAACACAATTGCAGCAAAATTAAATATCGCCCCAGATCATTTGCAACATTATGGCAAATACAAAGCAAAATTACCTTTGGATTTGATTGATGAAGAAAAGATCAAGCACTCCAACCTGATATTGGTTACCGCAATAACCCCCACTCCCGCCGGGGAAGGAAAAACAACGGTATCCATTGGTTTAAATGAAGGGCTTAATAAAATTGGTTGCTCATCTACAGTTGTTTTAAGAGAACCTTCTTTAGGTCCAGTTTTTGGTATCAAGGGTGGCGCAGCTGGTGGAGGGTATTCTCAGGTTGTGCCCATGGAAGATATTAACTTACACTTTACTGGCGATTTTGCTGCCATTGAAAAAGCCAACAATCTGCTTTCAGCACTCATTGACAATAACCTCCAAAGTAAAAAACGCAGTTTAAATTTAGACCCCAGACAAATTTATTGGAAGCGGGTGATGGATATGAATGACCGGGCCTTACGTGAAATAACCATAGGTCTTGGTGGAAGCAGCAATGGTATGCCAAGACAAGAAGGGTTTAACATTACTCCAGCATCTGAGATCATGGCTATTTTGTGCCTGGCTAAAAATAGAAGTGACCTTAAAGAAAAGCTGGGTAATATTTTTGTTGGTTTTACAATGAATGGAAAGCCAGTCTTTGCCAAAGATCTCAATGCCCATGGCGCCATGGCTTTGTTATTAAAAGATGCTATTTTACCCAACTTGGTTCAGAGCTTAGAAGGCAATCCCGCTATTTTACATGGTGGCCCTTTTGCCAACATAGCCCAAGGCACCAATAGTATTTTGGCCACCAAAATGGGCATGTCCTTGTCTGACTATGTGGTCACAGAAGCTGGCTTTGGAGCTGATCTGGGTGCAGAAAAGTTTCTCAATATTAAATGCCCTTATGCTGGCATTGCCCCCAAAGGCGTTGTGATTGTAGCAACCATCAGAGCCCTAAGACACCATGGTGGCGCTAAAAAAGAAAAGCTTAATTCCCCCAATGTAAGTTTAGTCCAAAAGGGTTTTTGCAATCTTAAAAAACATATTGAGAATATTCAGCAGTTTGGCCTTCAACCGGTGGTTGCCCTCAATCACTTTGTTAGCGATAGCCCAGAAGAAATCCAGTATGTGATTGAACAATGTGAGCGGTTAAACATTAAGGCTGTTTTATCCAAAGGTTGGGAACACGGTGGTGAAGGCACAAAAGCCCTAGCACAAGCCGTGGTTGATATGTGTCAATCCAACAATAACTTTAAACCCTTGTATAATTGGCAACTGCCTATTGAAGAAAAAATTCAAATCATTGCACAAAAAATATACGGTGCTTCAACCGTTTATTATGAAAAACAAGCGCAACTGGATTTGAAAAAAATCCAAAAACTGGGTTTGAATGCGCTGCCCGTGTGTATGGCCAAAACCCAAAAATCACTTTCAGATGATGAGCGTTTGATTGGCCTGCCCAAAGATTTTAGCATCACTGTTAGGGAATTTGAATTTGCTGCCGGCGCAGGCTTTATTATCCCTATATTAGGAAAAATGATGCGCATGCCGGGCTTACCAGACACTCCCGCCGCTGAGCATATGGATATAGATGCGGATGGGCAGATTTTTGGTTTGTCTTAA